The Carassius auratus strain Wakin chromosome 5, ASM336829v1, whole genome shotgun sequence genome includes a window with the following:
- the LOC113075339 gene encoding myosin-7-like isoform X1, giving the protein MNVKHWPWMKVYYKIKPLLKSAETEKELATMKEDFTKCKENLAKAEAKKKELEEKMVALLQEKNDLQLQVASEAENLSDAEERCEGLIKSKIQLEAKLKETTERLEDEEEINAELTAKKRKLEDECSELKKDIDDLELTLAKMEKEKHVTENKVKNLTEEMASQDESIAKLTKEKKALQEAHQQTLDDLQAEEDKVITLTKSKTKLGF; this is encoded by the exons ATGAATGTCAAACACTGGCCATGGATGAAAGTTTACTACAAGATTAAGCCTCTGCTGAAGAGTGCTGAGACTGAGAAGGAGCTGGCAACCATGAAAGAGGACTTTacaaaatgcaaagaaaatcTTGCCAAGGCTGAAGCCAAAAAGAAGGAGCTTGAAGAGAAGATGGTGGCACTGCTGCAAGAGAAAAATGATCTGCAGCTGCAAGTGGCTTCT GAAGCTGAGAATCTCTCAGATGCTGAGGAAAGGTGTGAGGGTCTGATCAAGAGCAAAATCCAGCTGGAAGCTAAGCTCAAAGAGACAACTGAGAGACTGGAGGATGAAGAAGAAATCAATGCTGAACTGACAGCCAAGAAGAGAAAACTTGAGGATGAGTGCTCTGAGCTAAAGAAAGACATTGATGACCTGGAGCTGACCTTGGCTAAAATGGAAAAGGAGAAACACGTCACTGAGAATAAG GTCAAGAACTTGACTGAAGAAATGGCATCTCAGGATGAGAGCATTGCCAAACTTACAAAAGAGAAGAAAGCTCTCCAAGAAGCACATCAGCAGACCCTGGATGATCTTCAGGCAGAAGAGGACAAAGTCATCACCCTGACCAAATCCAAGACAAAACTTGGTTTTTGA
- the LOC113075339 gene encoding myosin heavy chain, fast skeletal muscle-like isoform X3 yields the protein MQGSLEDQIIAANPLLEAYGNAKTVRNDHSSRFGKFIGIHFSTSEKLASADIETYLLEKSRVTFQLPDERGYHIFYQMMTNHKPELIEVTLITTNPYDFPMCSQGQITVVSIDDKEELMATDSAIDILGFSNEEKMGIYKFTGAVSYHGNMKFKQKQREEQAEPDGTEGS from the exons ATGCAG GGCTCTCTTGAAGACCAGATTATTGCTGCCAACCCTCTGCTCGAGGCTTATGGTAATGCCAAGACTGTGAGAAATGACCACTCCTCTCGTTTT GGTAAATTCATCGGAATTCACTTCAGTACATCAGAAAAACTGGCTAGTGCTGACATTGAGACAT ATCTGCTGGAGAAGTCTAGAGTGACATTCCAGCTTCCAGATGAGAGAGGCTACCACATCTTCTACCAGATGATGACCAACCACAAGCCTGAGCTGATTG AAGTGACGCTCATCACCACCAACCCCTATGACTTCCCCATGTGCAGTCAGGGTCAGATCACAGTGGTAAGCATTGATGATAAAGAGGAGCTGATGGCTACTGAT TCTGCTATTGACATTCTGGGCTTCAGTAATGAGGAGAAGATGGGCATCTACAAATTCACTGGAGCTGTGTCCTATCATGGTAACATGAAGTTCAAGCAGAAGCAGCGTGAGGAGCAGGCTGAGCCTGATGGCACAGAGG GAAGCTGA
- the LOC113075339 gene encoding myosin heavy chain, fast skeletal muscle-like isoform X4, translating to MQGSLEDQIIAANPLLEAYGNAKTVRNDHSSRFGKFIGIHFSTSEKLASADIETYLLEKSRVTFQLPDERGYHIFYQMMTNHKPELIEVTLITTNPYDFPMCSQGQITVSAIDILGFSNEEKMGIYKFTGAVSYHGNMKFKQKQREEQAEPDGTEGETK from the exons ATGCAG GGCTCTCTTGAAGACCAGATTATTGCTGCCAACCCTCTGCTCGAGGCTTATGGTAATGCCAAGACTGTGAGAAATGACCACTCCTCTCGTTTT GGTAAATTCATCGGAATTCACTTCAGTACATCAGAAAAACTGGCTAGTGCTGACATTGAGACAT ATCTGCTGGAGAAGTCTAGAGTGACATTCCAGCTTCCAGATGAGAGAGGCTACCACATCTTCTACCAGATGATGACCAACCACAAGCCTGAGCTGATTG AAGTGACGCTCATCACCACCAACCCCTATGACTTCCCCATGTGCAGTCAGGGTCAGATCACAGTG TCTGCTATTGACATTCTGGGCTTCAGTAATGAGGAGAAGATGGGCATCTACAAATTCACTGGAGCTGTGTCCTATCATGGTAACATGAAGTTCAAGCAGAAGCAGCGTGAGGAGCAGGCTGAGCCTGATGGCACAGAGGGTGAGACTAAATAA
- the LOC113075339 gene encoding myosin heavy chain, fast skeletal muscle-like isoform X2 — protein sequence MQGSLEDQIIAANPLLEAYGNAKTVRNDHSSRFGKFIGIHFSTSEKLASADIETYLLEKSRVTFQLPDERGYHIFYQMMTNHKPELIEVTLITTNPYDFPMCSQGQITVVSIDDKEELMATDSAIDILGFSNEEKMGIYKFTGAVSYHGNMKFKQKQREEQAEPDGTEGETK from the exons ATGCAG GGCTCTCTTGAAGACCAGATTATTGCTGCCAACCCTCTGCTCGAGGCTTATGGTAATGCCAAGACTGTGAGAAATGACCACTCCTCTCGTTTT GGTAAATTCATCGGAATTCACTTCAGTACATCAGAAAAACTGGCTAGTGCTGACATTGAGACAT ATCTGCTGGAGAAGTCTAGAGTGACATTCCAGCTTCCAGATGAGAGAGGCTACCACATCTTCTACCAGATGATGACCAACCACAAGCCTGAGCTGATTG AAGTGACGCTCATCACCACCAACCCCTATGACTTCCCCATGTGCAGTCAGGGTCAGATCACAGTGGTAAGCATTGATGATAAAGAGGAGCTGATGGCTACTGAT TCTGCTATTGACATTCTGGGCTTCAGTAATGAGGAGAAGATGGGCATCTACAAATTCACTGGAGCTGTGTCCTATCATGGTAACATGAAGTTCAAGCAGAAGCAGCGTGAGGAGCAGGCTGAGCCTGATGGCACAGAGGGTGAGACTAAATAA
- the LOC113075367 gene encoding heat shock protein beta-1, translating to MPRPLFQRNGCWDPLQEKTQNLFTQNTDLPCFLEPDEVSWIESARKRLGISTWPGSMRLPLFSSLCMEIPPKSCTGSEGRVSESVCEQMKGQQTWKVCLDVSPFSPEEINIKTKEGYLEITGNHEERQENHRLISRSFTRKYKLPADLDLKQINSMLSPDGILSVEAPLQGSNISIPGEIIIPIHMMDKQLPAKSDELCLTGNK from the exons ATGCCCCGTCCTTTATTTCAAAGAAATGGTTGCTGGGACCCTCTTCAGGAAAAGACACAAAACCTTTTCACCCAAAACACCGACCTCCCCTGTTTCCTCGAACCAGATGAGGTTAGCTGGATCGAATCGGCAAGGAAAAGACTGGGGATTTCAACCTGGCCAGGATCTATGCGTTTACCTCTCTTCAGCTCTTTGTGCATGGAGATTCCACCTAAATCATGTACTGGATCAGAAGGACGGGTTTCTGAATCTGTGTGTGAACAAATGAAAGGACAACAAACCTGGAAAGTGTGTCTTGATGTCAGTCCGTTTTCTCCAGAGGAGATAAACATCAAAACCAAGGAGGGATATTTGGAGATAACCG GTAATCACGAGGAAAGGCAGGAAAATCACAGGTTGATCTCAAGAagctttacaagaaaatacaa GCTTCCAGCTGACTTAGACCTGAAACAGATCAACTCCATGCTCTCTCCAGATGGTATACTCTCAGTTGAGGCCCCATTGCAAGGCTCTAATATCAGTATCCCTGGAGAGATTATCATCCCTATTCACATGATGGACAAACAGTTACCTGCAAAATCAGATGAGCTGTGCCTAACTGGTAACAAGTAA